A region from the Agrococcus sp. SL85 genome encodes:
- a CDS encoding alpha-1,4-glucan--maltose-1-phosphate maltosyltransferase, with translation MRDAEVLRAAADRLADRTHPVLERWAAVNAPDVLDAMERRRPRSLVTASETLRLRVERTRAAVGAWYELFPRSEGAVRNPDGTWTSGTFRTAAQRLPAVKEMGFDVVYLPPVHPIGEVNRKGPNNTLTPQPGDPGSPWAIGSKDGGHDTIHPDLGTVDDFRAFVGAAADLGLEVAMDLALQAAPDHPWVREHPEWFTTLPDGTIAFAENPPKKYQDIYPVNFDNDPEGIVAEVRRILDQWIGCGVRIFRVDNPHTKPLWFWELVIRETNARHGDIVFLAEAFTRPAMMQALGKVGFQQSYTYFAWRNTKAELEEYLREVTGPQAAWFKPAFWVNTPDILTEYLQFGGVPAFKVRAAIAATAVPTWGMYAGYELIEDVARPGAEEAIDNEKYEYKARDWAKAARNGTTIAPYIAKLNEIRAAHPAIRQLWALDVHWSDDDSVLVYSKRVEGRFTESGEDDVILVVANVDPHSVRETTVHLDLTKLGLQPGEQFEAHDLITGQTWTWSDHDFVRLDAFVEPAHIIHVRKARA, from the coding sequence GTGCGCGACGCCGAGGTGCTGCGCGCCGCGGCCGACCGCCTCGCCGACCGCACGCATCCCGTGCTCGAGCGCTGGGCCGCGGTGAACGCGCCCGACGTGCTCGACGCCATGGAGCGCCGCAGGCCGCGCTCGCTCGTCACGGCCTCCGAGACGCTGCGGCTGCGCGTCGAGCGCACGCGCGCGGCCGTCGGCGCCTGGTACGAGCTCTTCCCGCGCTCCGAGGGGGCGGTGCGGAACCCCGACGGCACGTGGACCTCCGGCACCTTCCGCACGGCGGCGCAGCGCCTGCCCGCGGTCAAGGAGATGGGGTTCGACGTCGTCTACCTGCCGCCCGTGCACCCCATCGGCGAGGTCAACCGCAAGGGCCCGAACAACACCCTCACGCCGCAGCCCGGCGACCCCGGCAGCCCGTGGGCGATCGGCTCCAAGGACGGCGGGCACGACACGATCCACCCCGACCTCGGCACGGTCGACGACTTCCGCGCGTTCGTCGGCGCCGCGGCCGACCTCGGCCTCGAGGTGGCGATGGACCTCGCGCTGCAGGCCGCGCCCGACCACCCCTGGGTGCGCGAGCACCCCGAGTGGTTCACGACGCTCCCCGACGGCACGATCGCCTTCGCCGAGAACCCGCCGAAGAAGTACCAGGACATCTACCCCGTCAACTTCGACAACGACCCCGAGGGCATCGTCGCCGAGGTGCGGCGGATCCTCGACCAGTGGATCGGCTGCGGCGTGCGCATCTTCCGCGTCGACAACCCGCACACGAAGCCGCTGTGGTTCTGGGAGCTCGTCATCCGCGAGACGAACGCCCGCCACGGGGACATCGTCTTCCTCGCCGAGGCGTTCACGCGCCCGGCGATGATGCAGGCGCTCGGCAAGGTCGGCTTCCAGCAGTCCTACACGTACTTCGCGTGGCGCAACACGAAGGCCGAGCTCGAGGAGTACCTGCGCGAGGTCACCGGGCCGCAGGCGGCGTGGTTCAAGCCCGCGTTCTGGGTGAACACGCCCGACATCCTCACCGAGTACCTGCAGTTCGGCGGGGTGCCCGCCTTCAAGGTGCGCGCCGCGATCGCGGCCACCGCGGTGCCGACGTGGGGCATGTACGCGGGCTACGAGCTCATCGAGGACGTCGCGCGGCCCGGTGCCGAGGAGGCCATCGACAACGAGAAGTACGAGTACAAGGCGCGCGACTGGGCGAAGGCCGCCCGCAACGGCACGACGATCGCCCCGTACATCGCGAAGCTCAACGAGATCCGCGCGGCGCACCCCGCGATCCGGCAGCTGTGGGCGCTCGACGTGCACTGGTCGGACGACGACAGCGTGCTCGTCTACTCGAAGCGCGTCGAGGGGCGCTTCACCGAGAGCGGCGAGGATGACGTCATCCTCGTCGTCGCGAACGTCGACCCGCACTCGGTGCGCGAGACCACCGTGCACCTCGACCTGACGAAGCTGGGCCTGCAGCCGGGCGAGCAGTTCGAGGCGCACGACCTCATCACGGGCCAGACCTGGACCTGGAGCGACCACGACTTCGTCCGCCTCGACGCGTTCGTCGAGCCGGCCCACATCATCCACGTCCGGAAGGCGCGCGCATGA
- the glgB gene encoding 1,4-alpha-glucan branching protein GlgB codes for MILDEHAIQRLTGGADPQPHDTLGAHQDGDGHVVRATRHLARAVTVLGATEAAMAHVGHGLWEARLDGPVGPYRLRTEYDDGTVVEADDPYRFTPTLGELDLHLWREGRHEEVWKVLGSRLREHEGVAGVAFAVWAPNAHAVRIVGDFNDWVGRAHPMRTMGSSGVWELFVPGDLEHHAYKYEILTDEGWVSRADPMARYTEVPPATASKIGRSRFAWSDDDWMRSRAARDPHDAPMSIYELHFGSWRPGLSYREMADALIEHLEATGFTHVEFLPLAEHPFGGSWGYQVTGYYAPTSRFGHPDDLRYLIDRLHRAGYGVLVDWVPGHFPKDEWALARFDGRALYEHPDPRRGDQPDWGTHVFDFGRPEVKNFLVANAVYWMEEFHVDGLRVDAVASMLYLDYSRKDGEWLPNVHGGREHLEAIALLQETNATVYRRHPGVVMIAEESTSWPGVTRPTDADGLGFGMKWNMGWMHDTLQYMAVDPMYRSHHHHDITFSFLYAFSEQFVLPISHDEVVHGKGSLLGKMPGDQWQKLASVRAYLTFMWAHPGKQLLFMGQEFGQPSEWSEARGLDWWILDQPMHRGLMGLVAQLNRVYRDHEALWQRDNEPGGFEWIDGGNSSDNLIAFLRWGEGEDPIAAVVNFSGRPIEGYRLGLPFAGEWEELVNSDATEFGGSGMGNLGSVRASDEAWNGRPASATITVPPLAGLLLRPKR; via the coding sequence ATGATCCTCGACGAGCACGCGATCCAGCGGCTGACCGGCGGCGCCGACCCGCAGCCGCACGACACGCTGGGCGCCCACCAGGACGGCGACGGCCACGTCGTGCGCGCGACGCGCCACCTCGCGCGGGCCGTCACGGTCCTCGGCGCGACCGAGGCCGCGATGGCGCACGTCGGGCACGGGCTGTGGGAGGCGCGCCTCGATGGGCCCGTGGGCCCCTACCGCCTGCGCACCGAGTACGACGACGGCACCGTGGTCGAGGCCGACGACCCCTACCGCTTCACGCCGACCCTCGGCGAGCTCGACCTGCACCTGTGGCGGGAGGGCCGCCACGAGGAGGTCTGGAAGGTGCTCGGCTCGCGGCTGCGCGAGCACGAGGGCGTCGCGGGCGTCGCCTTCGCCGTCTGGGCGCCCAACGCGCACGCGGTGCGCATCGTCGGCGACTTCAACGACTGGGTGGGCCGCGCCCACCCGATGCGCACGATGGGCTCGAGCGGGGTGTGGGAGCTCTTCGTGCCCGGCGACCTCGAGCACCACGCGTACAAGTACGAGATCCTCACCGACGAGGGCTGGGTCAGCCGGGCCGACCCGATGGCCCGCTACACGGAGGTGCCGCCCGCGACGGCGTCGAAGATCGGCCGCAGCCGGTTCGCGTGGAGCGACGACGACTGGATGCGCTCGCGCGCCGCGCGCGACCCGCACGACGCCCCGATGTCGATCTACGAGCTGCACTTCGGCTCGTGGCGCCCCGGCCTCTCGTACCGCGAGATGGCCGACGCGCTCATCGAGCACCTCGAGGCCACGGGCTTCACCCACGTCGAGTTCCTGCCGCTCGCCGAGCACCCCTTCGGCGGTTCGTGGGGCTACCAGGTGACGGGCTACTACGCCCCCACGAGCCGCTTCGGCCACCCGGACGACCTCCGCTACCTCATCGACCGCCTCCACCGCGCCGGCTACGGCGTGCTCGTCGACTGGGTGCCCGGCCACTTCCCGAAGGACGAGTGGGCCCTCGCCCGCTTCGACGGCCGCGCGCTCTACGAGCACCCGGACCCGCGCCGCGGCGACCAGCCCGACTGGGGCACGCACGTGTTCGACTTCGGCCGCCCGGAGGTGAAGAACTTCCTCGTGGCGAACGCCGTCTACTGGATGGAGGAGTTCCACGTCGACGGCCTGCGCGTCGACGCCGTCGCGTCGATGCTCTACCTCGACTACTCCCGCAAGGACGGCGAGTGGCTGCCGAACGTCCACGGCGGCCGCGAGCACCTCGAGGCCATCGCGCTGCTGCAGGAGACCAACGCGACCGTCTACCGCCGGCACCCGGGCGTCGTCATGATCGCCGAGGAGTCGACCTCCTGGCCGGGCGTCACCCGCCCCACGGACGCCGACGGCCTCGGCTTCGGCATGAAGTGGAACATGGGCTGGATGCACGACACGCTCCAGTACATGGCGGTCGACCCGATGTACCGCTCGCACCACCACCACGACATCACGTTCTCGTTCCTCTACGCCTTCTCGGAGCAGTTCGTGCTGCCGATCAGCCACGACGAGGTCGTGCACGGCAAGGGCTCGCTGCTCGGCAAGATGCCGGGCGACCAGTGGCAGAAGCTCGCCTCCGTGCGCGCCTACCTGACGTTCATGTGGGCGCATCCCGGCAAGCAGCTGCTCTTCATGGGCCAGGAGTTCGGGCAGCCGAGCGAGTGGAGCGAGGCGCGAGGCCTCGACTGGTGGATCCTCGACCAGCCGATGCACCGCGGCCTCATGGGCCTCGTGGCGCAGCTCAACCGGGTCTACCGCGACCACGAGGCGCTGTGGCAGCGCGACAACGAGCCCGGCGGCTTCGAGTGGATCGACGGCGGCAACTCCTCCGACAACCTCATCGCGTTCCTCCGCTGGGGCGAGGGCGAGGACCCGATCGCGGCGGTCGTGAACTTCTCGGGCCGCCCCATCGAGGGCTACCGCCTGGGCCTGCCCTTCGCGGGCGAGTGGGAGGAGCTCGTGAACTCCGACGCGACGGAGTTCGGCGGCTCAGGGATGGGCAACCTCGGCTCGGTGCGCGCGAGCGACGAGGCGTGGAACGGGCGTCCCGCGTCCGCGACCATCACCGTGCCGCCGCTCGCCGGCCTGCTCCTGCGGCCGAAGCGCTGA